A genomic window from Lotus japonicus ecotype B-129 chromosome 1, LjGifu_v1.2 includes:
- the LOC130727658 gene encoding KH domain-containing protein HEN4-like, giving the protein MASSKRPNAESKRKGKRQKSGGGGSSSLDAAAGGVVFRMLCPATRIGGVIGKGGGIISQIRQETGVNIKIDEPTPGCDERVIIFSGSEKENGEDNVDKEKEKEKEASNDETESKGKGDEEEEAEEKGGDNDDVEDKEVEDSQGEKANSNSVIHSAIRKALSLVFDRMVEGVEDTADGDEESGKASSFVFRLLILSNQVGCLLGKGGSVIKKMSAESGAQIRILPKDKLPVCASASDEIVQITGGVEVVRKALQSVSLQLLENPPRDHESLSTNFTGPSSHSSSKIPSHNRSFAAGPTDTSVFHSAPSLISKFHEGAIHGRMRPSQEMLTFRLLCPAEKVGNLIGKGGAIIKSVQQETASEIKVIDAVPDSEDCVIVISGPAHPDDRISPVQEAVFRVQNRVARAIPDVNEHSMLARVLVSSNQIGCLLGKGGSIITEMRKLSGAHIRILGKDKIPKCASENEEVIQITGEIEAVHDALLQITTRLKHHFFRDAYPSANYPSNPAFLDNLPPFLPYLGRRGISPPGMYSDLGPPPPHAGFPLDDRPPFMNNIHRSGIPPHIAERKPWGPQGILEGGGHMGLPDFAGGPPRRILGFGGGNQPIITHTSATVEVVVPRAVVPEIYGEDGECLRQILQISDAKIMITDPKPGAVETKIIISGTPEQTHAAQSLIQAFVMSERDSG; this is encoded by the exons ATGGCTTCTTCCAAGAGACCGAATGCGGAGTCGAAGAGGAAAGGGAAACGCCAGAAAtccggtggtggtggttcttCATCGTTGGATGCGGCTGCTGGCGGTGTTGTTTTCCGTATGCTCTGCCCTGCTACTAGAATAGGCGGTGTAATCGGCAAAGGTGGTGGCATCATATCACAAATTCGCCAGGAAACCGGTGTCAATATTAAGATTGACGAGCCTACACCTGGTTGTGATGAGAGGGTTATCATTTTCTCGGGTTCTGAAAAGGAAAACGGAGAAGACAACGTTgacaaggaaaaggaaaaggaaaaggaggCTAGTAATGATGAGACTGAGAGCAAAGGGAAGGGTGATGAGGAGGAAGAGGCTGAAGAAAAGGgtggtgataatgatgatgtTGAAGATAAAGAGGTTGAAGATTCGCAGGGCGAGAAGGCGAATTCGAATTCGGTTATTCATTCGGCTATTCGGAAGGCTCTGTCATTAGTTTTTGATAGGATGGTTGAAGGAGTGGAGGATACAGCTGATGGTGATGAAGAAAGTGGTAAAGCTTCTTCGTTTGTGTTTAGGCTGCTGATCCTTTCTAATCAAGTTGGCTGCCTTCTGGGTAAGGGTGGGAGTGTGATCAAGAAAATGTCAGCTGAAAGCGGGGCGCAGATTCGGATTCTTCCTAAAGATAAACTTCCTGTGTGTGCTTCAGCATCTGATGAGATTGTTCAG ATCACAGGAGGAGTTGAAGTTGTCAggaaagctcttcaatctgtCTCTCTCCAACTTTTGGAAAATCCACCTCGTGACCATGAATCCCTGTCTACCAATTTTACTGGGCCGTCATCTCATTCATCTAGTAAAATCCCATCACACAATCGTTCCTTTGCTGCGGGGCCTACTGATACTTCTGTTTTCCATTCTGCTCCTTCTCTGATTTCCAAATTTCATGAAGGCGCCATCCATGGTCGTATGAGGCCTTCACAGGAAATGCTTACATTTCGTTTATTGTGTCCTGCCGAAAAGGTAGGAAATTTAATTGGTAAAGGTGGAGCAATCATAAAGTCTGTGCAGCAAGAGACAGCTAGTGAAATCAAGGTCATAGATGCCGTTCCTGATTCAGAGGACTGTGTTATTGTCATATCTGGTCCAGCG CACCCTGATGATAGAATATCACCCGTGCAAGAAGCTGTGTTTCGTGTGCAAAATAGAGTAGCCAGGGCTATACCCGATGTGAACGAGCACAGTATGCTAGCAAGGGTTCTTGTTTCTTCAAATCAAATAGGTTGTCTCCTTGGCAAGGGTGGTTCCATCATAACTGAAATGAGGAAGTTATCAGGTGCCCATATCCGTATATTAGGAAAGGATAAGATTCCTAAGTGTGCTTCAGAAAATGAAGAAGTAATTCAG ATAACTGGAGAAATTGAGGCAGTGCATGATGCTCTTTTGCAAATAACcacaagattaaaacatcatttCTTTCGTGATGCATATCCATCTGCCAATTATCCTTCAAATCCTGCATTTTTAGATAACCTTCCTCCATTCCTGCCTTATTTGGGGAGGCGAGGGATTTCACCTCCTGGAATGTATTCTGATCTAGGTCCACCACCTCCACATGCGGGTTTTCCCCTTGATGATCGCCCTCCTTTTATGAATAATATACACAGATCAGGCATTCCTCCTCACATTGCTGAAAGGAAGCCTTGGGGTCCTCAG GGGATACTTGAAGGTGGTGGACACATGGGCTTGCCAGACTTTGCCGGAGGTCCTCCTAGAAGAATTTTGGGATTTGGAGG AGGGAACCAACCGATTATCACTCACACAAGTGCCACTGTCGAAGTTGTTGTTCCTCGAGCGGTGGTGCCTGAAATATATGGGGAAGATGGTGAATGCCTGAGACAAATACTTCAG ATCTCTGATGCAAAGATTATGATTACTGATCCAAAGCCCGGAGCTGTGGAAACTAAAATTATAATTTCTGGAACCCCAGAGCAAACTCATGCTGCACAAAGTCTTATTCAGGCGTTTGTCATGAGTGAGAGGGATTCTGGTTGA
- the LOC130727659 gene encoding amino acid permease 6-like, with protein MNPDQFQKNNMYIETPEGGKNFDDDGRDKRTGTWVTASAHIITAVIGSGVLSLAWAIAQMGWVAGPAVLLAFSFITYFTSTLLADCYRSPDPVHGKRNYTYSEVVRAVLGGRKFQLCGLAQYVNLVGVTIGYTITASISIVAVKRSNCFHKHGHQASCAIQNYPFMILFACIQIVLSQIQNFSKLSWLSIVAAVMSFAYSSIGLGLSIAKVAGGGHVRTSLTGVEVGVDVTGPEKVWRTFQAIGDIAFAYAYSNVLIEIQDTLKSSPPENKVMKRASLIGILTTTMFYMLCGILGYAAFGNDAPGNFLTGFGFYEPFWLIDFANICIAIHLIGAYQVFCQPIFGFVEKWSQGKWTNSQFINGEHALNIPFCGTFYVNFFRVVWRTTYVIITALIAMVFPFFNDFLGLIGSLSFWPLTVYFPIEMYIKQSKMKKYSFTWTWLKILSWACLIVSIIAAAGSIQGLSQSLKKYQPFKAQQ; from the exons ATGAATCCTGATCAGTTTCAGAAGAACAACATGTACATAGAAACCCCTGAAGGTGGCAAAAACTTCGACGATGATGGACGAGACAAAAGAACTG GGACATGGGTGACTGCAAGTGCTCACATCATAACAGCAGTGATAGGGTCAGGAGTGCTGTCACTTGCATGGGCAATTGCTCAGATGGGTTGGGTGGCTGGCCCTGCTGTTCTGCTTGCCTTCTCCTTCATCACTTACTTCACCTCGACTCTTCTTGCCGACTGCTACCGTTCACCGGACCCCGTTCACGGCAAGCGAAACTACACCTATTCCGAGGTTGTCAGAGCTGTCCTAG GAGGAAGGAAATTTCAACTATGTGGATTAGCTCAGTATGTAAATCTTGTCGGTGTGACAATCGGCTACACAATAACTGCTTCAATTAGTATTGT GGCGGTGAAAAGGTCGAATTGTTTTCACAAACATGGTCATCAAGCTAGTTGCGCCATTCAAAATTATCCATTCATGATCCTCTTTGCTTGCATCCAAATCGTCCTTAGCCAGATTCAAAACTTCTCCAAGCTCTCCTGGCTCTCCATTGTTGCAGCTGTGATGTCTTTTGCTTATTCTTCCATTGGCCTCGGCCTCTCCATAGCCAAAGTAGCAG GCGGGGGACATGTTAGAACATCCTTAACGGGGGTGGAAGTTGGGGTTGATGTGACAGGACCCGAGAAGGTGTGGAGGACTTTCCAAGCTATTGGTGACATTGCCTTCGCTTATGCTTATTCTAATGTCCTCATTGAGATTCAG GATACCCTGAAATCAAGCCCTCCAGAGAACAAAGTGATGAAAAGAGCAAGTTTGATTGGCATCTTGACCACAACCATGTTTTACATGCTATGTGGTATCTTGGGTTATGCAGCATTTGGAAACGATGCACCAGGAAATTTCCTCACTGGGTTCGGTTTCTACGAGCCCTTTTGGCTAATAGACTTTGCCAACATTTGCATAGCCATTCACTTAATCGGAGCATATCAG GTCTTCTGCCAACCCATATTTGGATTCGTTGAGAAGTGGAGTCAGGGAAAATGGACCAACAGCCAATTTATAAATGGAGAGCATGCTCTGAACATTCCTTTCTGTGGAACCTTCTATGTGAACTTCTTCAGGGTAGTGTGGAGAACCACCTATGTTATCATCACTGCTCTGATAGCTATGGTATTCCCATTCTTCAATGACTTCCTGGGCCTGATTGGTTCACTCTCCTTCTGGCCATTAACTGTTTATTTCCCCATAGAGATGTACATTAAGCAGTCCAAGATGAAAAAATATTCCTTCACCTGGACATGGCTCAAGATATTGAGCTGGGCTTGCCTCATAGTTTCTATCATCGCAGCTGCTGGTTCCATCCAAGGTCTCTCTCAAAGTCTCAAGAAATACCAGCCATTCAAAGCTCAGCAATAA
- the LOC130711332 gene encoding probable inactive poly [ADP-ribose] polymerase SRO3 produces the protein MAQATEACSPPRANSLDLTPPPPPSPPLSPPASPLSNPLVNSSSDHKDACSRDPFIVHNGHKFNLSAVPSRVMFYRNMYWEDFQGETLESLRSGFLKRTPTLLLEVEDDKYIFDFTRMLQVHVASKSFRSIAWIDERGKPFFPVKFFDHDFSQEKMEEDHGRAAEKENKKMEEDDDDKSDKRNEKMEVCDVSGSKTQSLGPKPKFPSTKLLASDDKMYKFASNLFLKHMTKVDPQAVVTNVHEFKVMGEFGRVRKDVLERQIEITEAKRGKANVVYAWYAAPTFHVAGILALGFDLPDHKNSGIQLPSLGAGIFLADVESPQYSALQYPVHQDPEKHVVLCRVVLGNVEKVHIESNQTSPSREEFDTGSDDPKNPNWYVVWGHDMNRRITPICVVSCKTTGIVPVEWKIFFCEIAILPKLISEIKKRIPIFNVPALNYIYEMFKCKMVSGDVFIRQFRSIVGDRVIWETAKAIMRS, from the exons ATGGCTCAAGCTACTGAAGCTTGTTCACCACCTAGAGCAAATtcacttgatcttacacctccaccaccaccatcaccaccactctCACCACCAGCTTCTCCACTGTCTAATCCACTTGTGAACTCATCCTCTGACCACAAAGACGCATGTTCCCGTGACCCATTCATAGTCCACAACGGACATAAATTCAACCTCAGCGCCGTGCCTTCGAGAGTCATGTTCTATCGGAACATGTATTGGGAGGATTTCCAGGGCGAAACCCTGGAATCCCTCCGCTCCGGATTCTTAAAGCGCACCCCAACGCTCCTCCTTGAAGTCGAAGATGACAAATACATCTTCGACTTCACGCGCATGTTGCAGGTTCACGTTGCGTCCAAGTCCTTCAGATCCATTGCCTGGATCGATGAAAGAGGTAAACCTTTCTTCCCCGTAAAGTTTTTCGACCATGATTTCTCTCAAGAAAAAATGGAAGAGGATCATGGTAGGGCTGCTgagaaggaaaataaaaagatggaagaggatgatgatgataaaaGTGATAAGAGAAATGAAAAAATGGAAGTGTGTGACGTTTCAGGTTCCAAAACGCAAAGTTTAGGACCGAAGCCGAAATTTCCGAGTACTAAGTTATTGGCGAGTGATGATAAGATGTACAAGTTTGCGAGCAATTTGTTTCTGAAGCACATGACTAAGGTTGATCCTCAAGCTGTTGTGACGAACGTTCATGAATTTAAAGTGATGGGGGAATTTGGAAGAGTTCGTAAGGATGTTCTTGAGAGGCAAATTGAGATCACAGAAGCCAAACGAGGCAAAGCCAATGTCGTTTATGCTTGGTATGCAGCGCCAACATTCCATGTGGCTGGAATTTTGGCTCTTGGGTTTGACCTGCCTGATCACAAAAATTCTGGGATTCAATTACCATCACTTGGAGCTGGAATCTTTTTGGCTGATGTGGAGTCACCCCAATACAG TGCCTTGCAATACCCGGTGCACCAAGATCCTGAGAAGCATGTTGTGCTCTGTCGGGTTGTGCTAGGAAACGTGGAAAAAGTGCATATTGAATCTAATCAAACTAGTCCTTCCCGTGAGGAATTTGATACTGGCTCTGATGATCCTAAGAATCCTAACTGGTATGTGGTATGGGGCCATGACATGAACAGACGCATAACCCCTATTTGTGTTGTCAGCTGCAAAACCACAGGCATAGTTCCTG TGGAATGGAAAATATTCTTCTGTGAAATTGCTATACTTCCAAAGCTGATCTCAGAGATAAAGAAGCGGATCCCTATTTTCAATGTCCCTGCACTTAATTACATATATGAAATGTTCAAA TGTAAAATGGTGAGCGGAGATGTTTTCATAAGGCAGTTCCGATCAATCGTCGGTGATCGAGTAATCTGGGAGACAGCAAAGGCGATTATGCGTTCATGA